In Methanothermobacter tenebrarum, the sequence CAGTGTAGGAACGCGATCCTCTTCGGTTTTTTACCATCTGATGGTTTGAGTACTTTACCTTCTGTGGGCCCGGATGCGTTGATCAGCCTTTCAAGTTCTATACCGGTTATTACATTGGTGTATTTGCCGTAACCGTATTCTAGCTTCTCTGTTGGATCATATGGGTCGTAGCCTGTTGCTACTATGATTGTGCCTACTTCTAGTTCTATTTCCTCGGGTTCTTGGTCGTGGTTTACAGCGCCTCTTTCACAGACCTCGTCACATAGGTTACATTCTATACAGTAGTCCTTGTTTATGGTGGCGCATAATGGGACTGCCTGTGGGAATGGTATGTAGACGGCTTTGGTCATTCCAATGCCTTCATCGAAATAGTTTGGCATTTCAATTGGACATACTTCCACGCAGGTGCCGCAGCCTACACATTCTTCTTCGATAATGTATCTTGGTTTCTTTTCGACTTTTACTTTGAAGTTTCCAATGTAACCGTCCACTTGTTTGACCTCTGCATAGGTTATGAGTTCTATGTTGTCGTGTTTACCCACATCCACCATCTTTGGTGAGAGGATACACATTGAACAGTCCAGGGTTGGGAATGTCTTGTCTAGTTGGGCCATTCGACCTCCAATACTGGGTCTTCTCTCTACGAGGTATGTTTTGAATCCCATGTCGGCGAGGTCTAGTGCGGCTTGTATACCTGCCACTCCTCCTCCTATGACTAATGCTTTGTCTTCGACGCTGACTTTTGATGCTTCTAGTGGTTCTAGTAGTCTTGCCTTGGCGACTGCCATCCTTATTAGGTCCTTGGCTTTTTCTGTTGCGGCTTCTGGTTCGTGCATGTGGACCCATGTGTTCTGTTCCCTTATGTTTGCGAATTCGAATAGGAAGGGGTTAAGGCCTGCTTCTTCCACACATCTTCTGAATGTGGGTTCGTGGAGTCTGGGTGAACATGCGGCGACTATAACCCTGTTTAGGTTGTGTTCTTTTATGTCTTCTTGGATTTCCAGTTGTCCTGGGTCTGAACAGTAGTATTTGTAGTCTTTTGCGACTACTACGTTGGGGAGTGTTGCTGCATAGTCTCTTACCTCGTCAATGTCTAATACTCCGGCTATGTTCACTCCACAGTGGCAAACGTAGACGCCAATTCGTGGTTCTTCCATTTCTTCCTTTTTTTCTTCTGCCAATTAAACCACCTTTCTTATAATCTGGATATAACTATAAGATGATGTAAAATCTATCACAGTTATAAATAAAAGTTTCTATTAGTGTATTTAAGTAAAATTTATATATGATGACCCTCAGGTTGTATTCCCTCCAGCATAGCCCCCACAAGAAGGTGACATGTCAGAGATTATAGTAGATGGGCTTGTGGATTAGAAAAGCCCGAATTCAGTGGGGTGGTTTCATCCGATAAGGCCTATTATCAGTGGCAGGCTTATAAGACTGAGTGTTGTGCTCATAAATACACAAGCAGCGGTTAAACTGATATCAAGGTCGTTTTCAATGGATAAGACCATGCTAAGCATGGCGGATGGCATTGCGGCTTCTATAATCGCAACAGATTTTTCCAACCCTGAAAATAGGAATAATGTTACAATTAGAGCAGCTAAAAATGGTGATATTAGAAGTCTAAAGGTGCTTACTATCGCAGCATCCTTCAATGAAGACCTTATAACCTTAAAATCTAATGACAACCCCAAGGAGATCATTATAAGGGGTACGGCCGCCCTTGAAAGATAATCTATAATATGTGATATGAGTCCAAGGGGCAAACTAAGGGCATTAAACGCCACTCCCAAGAAAAGAGCCCACAATGGGGGGAAAAACAACGTCCTCCTAAGAATCCTCCTATAATCATTACCAAAGATGAATGATAACAGGACCCCCATGGCTAAAAAGACGAACACAGACCCCATATCATATAATATCGCCCTTAAAAGACCAGCATCCCCAAAAACCCCCAAGACTACAGGGTAGCCCATGAAACCCGAATTGACCATGGCAGCTGGCAATATTATACTCCAAGCCCGCCTCTTATTATAATATGCTATTCTAGTCCAGGAAAACACCATCACACCAATTAAAAGACTAACCATCACAGAAACAAAAGGCATCTTCAAAAGGGCCGTGATAGTTGAAATCTTCGAATTATAAATCGCGTTAAAGATCAAAGATGGTATAGCGATATTCACAACCACCCTATTAAGAGAATAAGCATCCTCTTCACTGAGAACACCCAGGGTCTTCGTGATATAGCCCAGTAAAACCATCAAAATTATTGAAAGCACAGTCTCAAAGGAATTCATAGACTATCACAATAAATATTTAAGTCATAGGATACCACCAAAAAAAGATAATATTGGGGGGTGGTTTAGTCTACTATACCATCATTGGTTATTTTAAAGACGCACTCACCCTCTGGTAGGTGTGGGCTGTCAACTAGCCTCGCTATCCTCTTGCCAGCTAACCCCTTCTTCAACCATATACGGTAAGTTGCCGCGTGTCCAAGCACGTGACCTCCTATGGCCTTTGTCGGGCTCCCGAAGAAAGCATCAGGTCGAGCCTGGACCTGATTGGTTACGAAGATGGCTGCATTGTAAGTATTGGCAATATTCTGTAATGTATGCAAGTGCTGGTTTAACTTTTGTTGTCTTGTTGCAAGGGATTCTCTCCCCACATATTCCGCCCTGAAATGGGATGTGAGCGAATCCACTATGACAAGTCTTATATCCTTACCCTCCTGGATTAACTCATTCACCTTCTCAGCCATGAGAATCTGATGACTTGAATTAAAAGCCCTTGCAATGTATATCTTCTCCATGACCTCCTCGATGTTAAGTTCGAAGGCGTTAGCTATCTGTTCAACCCTTTCCGGTCTGAACGTGTTCTCCGTGTCTATAAATACTGCCTCACCATTTAAACCACCCCTATCCTCGGGTAGTTGGACTGTAACAACGAGTTCATGGGCTAATTGGCTCTTACCAGACCCGTATTCTCCGAACACCTCTGTTATGGCCTGTGTTTCTATTCCACCGCCTATAAGCTCATCTAACGCCTTGCTACCCGTGGTTATCCTTCCAATGTCTTTACGCCTTTCCATTACATCAAGCGCTGTTTCAAAGTCTATCTTCTCGGCTTTTCTAGCTGCTTCTATTATCTTCTCAGCCACCCCTTCACCTATATCCGCTTTAACGGATAATTCCTTGGCCGTGGCTGTTGCAAGACGCATCATGTCCCCAAATCCTGCTTCTCTAAGCTTTTGAGCCGTCTTGGACCCTACATTTGGGAGATCCTCGAGTTCAACCATTTTCATTCTCCTTTTTTGATTTTAAAATTGATATCAACAATCTTTTTCGGACTGAATCTTAATTCCCCATTATATTCATCAAAGTTCGCATTCCCTATTACAGTCACATGCACACCATCAAGATCCTCAACCTTATCATGTAAAGCTCCTTCATCGCCTGTCTTTTTAATAACATTCACTACTTCTTCTGTTTTCATTCCGAGCAATTTTTCGGCTTCTCTTCCAAAGAATGTTATCCTTATCTCTCCAGTCTCATCGGTGATACGAGCCGGTATTATGAGTAAGTGGCGTGGTTCATCTATTGCCTCGCAACAAACATTGCATATGTTTTCATCACCAACTTCAAGGCGTGTATTACAACTTGGACAACGATATGATATTATCCTGTCACCATAGAGGTCTGTTAACTCCCCCGAGATTTTCACATTCTCTGATTCCTCATCAAGGTCTCTTATATTCTTATATGGGTAGACCATCTCCTCTATTTCCTCGAAACTGGGTAAATCTTCAACTTCGCCTTTGATAACTTCTATCTGGGAATTCCGGCCCAGGCTAAGTTCAATGTTCTCGTTCCTATATCTTACACTGGGGTTTTCTATCTTCACAGCATCCCCTATGTTGAGGGGTGTTTCTGCTTTCTCATCCCATAATGTGACTCTTATGACACCTGTATCATCTGCCAACTCCATACTCCGGAGTATACCCACACCATCCTCCCTTTGAAACTCCCTGGGCTCGTAAAGGTCGATTATCCTGCCGATAACTTTTATTTTTCTGTCATCCTCTTCTATCTCATCGATTTTCTTGGTGGTGTAGATGATATCCTCAAGCTCTTCCATGCTTGGGAGTTCCTCCATGTCCTCTGGGGATGGTTTCATTATCCTTGCGGTTTTACCCGCACTCAGCTCGATGTCATATAAGCCTATGCGGATTCTTGCATTCTCTATTTTTATAGCATCCCCTACATTTAATGAGGTGGTTGCTTTCTCATCCCATAATGTGACTCTTATGACACCTGTATCATCTGCCAACTCCATACTCCGGAGTATACCCACACCATCCTCCCTTTGAAACTCCCTTGGGTCTCCTAAGGATAATATGCGGCCGACCACATCAACTTCCTCGCCTTCTTCCTCCATTTCTAATATTGAGGATATCTTCGCGGGTTTTAGATGTTCCCTGTACTCTTTTAGGACTTTTATGAGTCTTGTGTCCTCTTCAGGGTTTATGATTATCCTAGTGTTCCAGTTTGTGTTTATACGATGGGATGATGTATAATTGTCAAATTCAACGTTCCCTCCTTCTATTTTTATTATATCACCCTTTTTTATGTCTAGGTCCGCGTCCTCATGCCATAGTGTTACTCTAGTGGCTCCAGTATCATCCATTATCTCGAGGGATCTTAGGGAGCCTGTTGTCCCATCAGCTCTTTCAAAGTTTATTTTATCATGGACTTTTGTAACGAGGCCGATCACGTTCACGTCTCTTTTCTCGTGGAGGTCTCCTATCTTTAATAGTTTCTCCTCCACCTCTGGGACTTTGAAGTCGCCCTTTATAATCCTTGTAAGTCCATGGTGTGTCAGGTAAACTTCTCCTTCCCTTTTTCTTGTCTGGGCGCCTAGTACTTTTATGGCGTCACCCTCCTTCAAGGGGAGGTTTTTTATAAGTTCTGTGTCCCTGTTCCAGAGTGTGTAGGTTATCTTCCCTGTTTCGTCTTTTAGTTCCATTGATGCTACTTTGCCTTCTCTACCATTCCTTTCGAAGGTCCTTATCCTTGATATGCGTGTTATCCTCGCTATGATGTTGACTTCTTCGTCTTCTTCTCTGATATCTGCTATGGGTGTTATTTCTTCCCTGTATTCTGGGATGTTTGGGTGATCTTCTGGGTCTAATACCCTTATTGTGGCGCGGGGTTGTAGGTGTATTTCTTTTCTGCCAGCGAACCCCCCTCTCACTTGGAAGCCTTCTATTTGGATTATGTCCCCCTCTTTGAATTTTTTGAGTAACTTTATATTTGGTGTCCAGAATACTGCCCTTATCTTCCTGGTTTCATCTGCTAATAGGACATTCGCTACTTTCCCTTCTTTCCCGGCCCGGTTAATGAAGCTCCTTATATTGGATATTCTGAGGACTCTACCTATAATTTTAAGGTTCCTATCAGCTCCTTCCATCTCCGCTATATCAGCGATCTTATATTCTCTTTCTGATAATGGTTTGTTTTCTTGGTTTAAGTATTCGCCCACTATCATATGGGCTATGTCAACATCATCCATGAAACCTACATCGTATTCTTTTTTTCTTTCCTCAAGTTGTTTTAGGAACTCTTCCTTTGAAATTTTATCTTTTATTTTCTCATATTCGTCTAATATTTCCCTTTTCATCGCTGTCCCTCAATAAAATATAATCGTTCTCCAACCTAATAAAATTGGTGAGAGAGCATGTGAAAACTATTATAATAAAAATTAATAACAAGATAATATATAAGTTTATCCTAACCAGGACCTGGCACCTTTAATATTGCACCCTCTTTACAAACATCCATACAAGAACCGCATTTCAAACATTTCCCCTGGTCTATAAAATGTACTTCATCTTTCACCCCAACAATAGCATTATTTGGACAAGCCTTTAAACATGCCATGCACCCTGTACACCGTCCCCCGTCAATGAAGTAATGCATCAACTCCCTACAATATGCCACCGGGCACCTTCCCCTAATATGCTCAACGTATTCTTCCCTGAAATATTTAAGGGTGGTGAGAACAGGATTCGGCGCCGTCTGACCGAGTCCGCAAAGCGAAGCCGCCTTAACAGCCTCGGCAACCTCATGGAGTGTTTCAACATCCCCTGGGCTCCCCTTCCCCTGGAGTATATCATCCAGGATTAAGAGCATCTGTTGGGTTCCCAGACGACAAGGCACACATTTACCACATGATTCCCTTTGTGTAAATTCAAGAAAATAGCGTGCAATTTCAACCATACAAGTATCATCTGATAATACTACAAGTCCACCCGATCCCATGATAGCCCCCGCTGAAGTGAGCGAATCATAATCAATTTCAGTATCCACCATTGAAACTGGAAGACAACCCCCTGATGGCCCCCCAATCTGCACAGCCTTTAAATTCCCCCCATCTTTTATACCACCCCCTATATCAAATATGACCTCCTTGAGGGTTGTGCCAAGGGGCACTTCTATGAGGCCCGTTCTTTTAACATCTCCTACAAGTGAAAATGTTTTAGTGCCTTTACTTGATTCTGTGCCCATTGAACTGAACTGTTCGACACCTTTTTGAAATATTAATGAGATGGCTGCGAATGTTTCCACGTTATTGATTACTGTGGGCTTGCCCCATAGGCCCTTTGTTGTGGGGAATGGTGGTCTTGTCCTTGGCATGCCCCTTCGGCCTTCAATTGATGCTATGAGAGCTGTCTCCTCACCACAGACGAAGGCGCCAGCACCCCTCTTTATGATTATCTCAATGTCTGGGAGGCCTATTTTATCCAAGTCCTCTATTGCCTTCTCTAGTTTTTCTAAGGCGGCTGGGTATTCGGCTCTGCAGTAAATGTATGCCTTTTTGGCTTTGATTGTATGGGCTCCTATTAGTATTCCCTCAAGTACAGAGTGCGGGTCGCCTTCAAGGAGTGAACGATTCATGAAGGCGCCTGGGTCTCCTTCATCAGCGTTACATATAATATATCTCTCCTGGGAATCTGATTGTCTGCACAAGTCCCATTTTAGCCATGTTGGGAAGCCCGCCCCTCCTCTTCCACGCAAGCCTGATCTTTTAATGGCGTCTATGATTTCATCAGCTCCCATTTCAAGAGTTTTCAAAAGGCCTGTGTAGCCTCCTGTTGCAAGGTAATGGTTTATATCCTCTGGGTTTATGAGACCGCACCTTCTGAGTATTTGACGGGATTGTGACCTCATAAAATCAGATTCGAAAAAACTACCCCCTGTTCCCGTTTCTCTTACCCATATTGTGCCTAGGATGTTCTCCTTAACTATTTCATCCCCTATGATGTTCTTTTTGATGATTTTCCTCGTGAGGTTTTTGTTCACTGGACCATAGAATACTCCTTCTCTGTTGTCTTTGAATATTCCTATGATAGGCTCTGCATAGCATGATCCTATGCATCCGACGGGTATTATCCTCGCTTTAATGTTTTCTCTGGTTATCTCATCTTCTATTACTTTTCTGATTTCATCCGCCCCTGCTGATATGCCGCATGTGGCCGAGCCTATGAGGATGGCTGGTGGTTCTCCTTGGAATATTGAATAGTATTCTTTTTTCGCTTTCTGGACGAGTTTTTCAAAGTTCATGTTGACACTCTATGACCCTTTTTTGGGAGTAATCTTTTTATTTGTCTCGGTTTTATCCTTGATATTACTTTTTCGTTTATCATGGCGCATGGTGCGAGTGAGCAGCAGCCGATGCACCCTACAGCTTCTAGGGAGTATTCATGGTCTGGGGTGGTTTCACCCTCCTCTATTTTGAGGTGTCTTTTTATGGTGTCTATTATCTGGTCAGAGCCTTTTACGTGACATGCTGTGCCTGTGCAGACTGTCACATGTTTCCTACCCTTTGGTTTGAATCTGAATTGCGCATAGAATGTTGCAATACCATAAATTTGACCCTCACTAACCCTGGTGGACTTTGAAAGTTCCCTTAGGACGTTCTCTGGTAAGTACCCATACTCTTCTTGGATGTCCTGGAGTAATGGGATGATATCCTCCCTTTTACCAGGGTGGGCTTTTAATATCTCTTTCAATTTTTGCATTAATAACCTCCCAGTAGCGAACAAAGACCAGCTCCTATCAAAATTTTATTCTCTTAGCACCA encodes:
- the nuoE gene encoding NADH-quinone oxidoreductase subunit NuoE; amino-acid sequence: MQKLKEILKAHPGKREDIIPLLQDIQEEYGYLPENVLRELSKSTRVSEGQIYGIATFYAQFRFKPKGRKHVTVCTGTACHVKGSDQIIDTIKRHLKIEEGETTPDHEYSLEAVGCIGCCSLAPCAMINEKVISRIKPRQIKRLLPKKGHRVST
- a CDS encoding OB-fold nucleic acid binding domain-containing protein, producing the protein MKREILDEYEKIKDKISKEEFLKQLEERKKEYDVGFMDDVDIAHMIVGEYLNQENKPLSEREYKIADIAEMEGADRNLKIIGRVLRISNIRSFINRAGKEGKVANVLLADETRKIRAVFWTPNIKLLKKFKEGDIIQIEGFQVRGGFAGRKEIHLQPRATIRVLDPEDHPNIPEYREEITPIADIREEDEEVNIIARITRISRIRTFERNGREGKVASMELKDETGKITYTLWNRDTELIKNLPLKEGDAIKVLGAQTRKREGEVYLTHHGLTRIIKGDFKVPEVEEKLLKIGDLHEKRDVNVIGLVTKVHDKINFERADGTTGSLRSLEIMDDTGATRVTLWHEDADLDIKKGDIIKIEGGNVEFDNYTSSHRINTNWNTRIIINPEEDTRLIKVLKEYREHLKPAKISSILEMEEEGEEVDVVGRILSLGDPREFQREDGVGILRSMELADDTGVIRVTLWDEKATTSLNVGDAIKIENARIRIGLYDIELSAGKTARIMKPSPEDMEELPSMEELEDIIYTTKKIDEIEEDDRKIKVIGRIIDLYEPREFQREDGVGILRSMELADDTGVIRVTLWDEKAETPLNIGDAVKIENPSVRYRNENIELSLGRNSQIEVIKGEVEDLPSFEEIEEMVYPYKNIRDLDEESENVKISGELTDLYGDRIISYRCPSCNTRLEVGDENICNVCCEAIDEPRHLLIIPARITDETGEIRITFFGREAEKLLGMKTEEVVNVIKKTGDEGALHDKVEDLDGVHVTVIGNANFDEYNGELRFSPKKIVDINFKIKKGE
- a CDS encoding AEC family transporter produces the protein MNSFETVLSIILMVLLGYITKTLGVLSEEDAYSLNRVVVNIAIPSLIFNAIYNSKISTITALLKMPFVSVMVSLLIGVMVFSWTRIAYYNKRRAWSIILPAAMVNSGFMGYPVVLGVFGDAGLLRAILYDMGSVFVFLAMGVLLSFIFGNDYRRILRRTLFFPPLWALFLGVAFNALSLPLGLISHIIDYLSRAAVPLIMISLGLSLDFKVIRSSLKDAAIVSTFRLLISPFLAALIVTLFLFSGLEKSVAIIEAAMPSAMLSMVLSIENDLDISLTAACVFMSTTLSLISLPLIIGLIG
- a CDS encoding CoB--CoM heterodisulfide reductase iron-sulfur subunit A family protein → MAEEKKEEMEEPRIGVYVCHCGVNIAGVLDIDEVRDYAATLPNVVVAKDYKYYCSDPGQLEIQEDIKEHNLNRVIVAACSPRLHEPTFRRCVEEAGLNPFLFEFANIREQNTWVHMHEPEAATEKAKDLIRMAVAKARLLEPLEASKVSVEDKALVIGGGVAGIQAALDLADMGFKTYLVERRPSIGGRMAQLDKTFPTLDCSMCILSPKMVDVGKHDNIELITYAEVKQVDGYIGNFKVKVEKKPRYIIEEECVGCGTCVEVCPIEMPNYFDEGIGMTKAVYIPFPQAVPLCATINKDYCIECNLCDEVCERGAVNHDQEPEEIELEVGTIIVATGYDPYDPTEKLEYGYGKYTNVITGIELERLINASGPTEGKVLKPSDGKKPKRIAFLHCVGSRDEQIGKPYCSRVCCMYIMKNAQLIKDKVPETEIVCYYMDIRAFGKGFEEFYKRSQEQYGIKFIRGRAAEIIENPDLTLTVRAEDTLLGKTTEYTYDMVVLGVGLTPPEGIEDLRKTIGLSKSADGFLMEAHPKLRPVDTLTDGVYLAGVSQGPKDIPDSVAQSSGAAARAAIPMVKGEVEIEPIVAVTDLDVCGGCQVCVELCPFGAIEIKDDQANVNIALCKGCGTCVAACPSGAMDQQHFRTKQIMAQIEAAFKEPAK
- a CDS encoding NADH-ubiquinone oxidoreductase-F iron-sulfur binding region domain-containing protein; translation: MNFEKLVQKAKKEYYSIFQGEPPAILIGSATCGISAGADEIRKVIEDEITRENIKARIIPVGCIGSCYAEPIIGIFKDNREGVFYGPVNKNLTRKIIKKNIIGDEIVKENILGTIWVRETGTGGSFFESDFMRSQSRQILRRCGLINPEDINHYLATGGYTGLLKTLEMGADEIIDAIKRSGLRGRGGAGFPTWLKWDLCRQSDSQERYIICNADEGDPGAFMNRSLLEGDPHSVLEGILIGAHTIKAKKAYIYCRAEYPAALEKLEKAIEDLDKIGLPDIEIIIKRGAGAFVCGEETALIASIEGRRGMPRTRPPFPTTKGLWGKPTVINNVETFAAISLIFQKGVEQFSSMGTESSKGTKTFSLVGDVKRTGLIEVPLGTTLKEVIFDIGGGIKDGGNLKAVQIGGPSGGCLPVSMVDTEIDYDSLTSAGAIMGSGGLVVLSDDTCMVEIARYFLEFTQRESCGKCVPCRLGTQQMLLILDDILQGKGSPGDVETLHEVAEAVKAASLCGLGQTAPNPVLTTLKYFREEYVEHIRGRCPVAYCRELMHYFIDGGRCTGCMACLKACPNNAIVGVKDEVHFIDQGKCLKCGSCMDVCKEGAILKVPGPG
- the radA gene encoding DNA repair and recombination protein RadA — encoded protein: MVELEDLPNVGSKTAQKLREAGFGDMMRLATATAKELSVKADIGEGVAEKIIEAARKAEKIDFETALDVMERRKDIGRITTGSKALDELIGGGIETQAITEVFGEYGSGKSQLAHELVVTVQLPEDRGGLNGEAVFIDTENTFRPERVEQIANAFELNIEEVMEKIYIARAFNSSHQILMAEKVNELIQEGKDIRLVIVDSLTSHFRAEYVGRESLATRQQKLNQHLHTLQNIANTYNAAIFVTNQVQARPDAFFGSPTKAIGGHVLGHAATYRIWLKKGLAGKRIARLVDSPHLPEGECVFKITNDGIVD